Part of the Rissa tridactyla isolate bRisTri1 chromosome 3, bRisTri1.patW.cur.20221130, whole genome shotgun sequence genome, TTCAGTATTACAAATGTCCATGACCTATATATTATAGCAGCGCCATATACAACAGTATCATTAAAGAACTGTCAATGTTTCCATTACTGACCCTGTTTTGCAAGAGtataatgaaaatacaagaatTTGCTCTTAGCTAGAACTTAGTGTCCGTAATGTCTTCAGTATGGTATTCTTAAATATTTGGATTTAATTCTGTACAGCAGTCagaatctgaaaaacagaaggttAGTGGTTTTACTTTTCGGCGCTCATTTTTACATAACAAGGATTTTTAAGACGAAAGTGAGCTTACAGCATGTGAAGAGCCCTCAATAATAAAAGCTCGACAAACCATTACCACACTGTTAAAAACTTAACAAAAATCATTAAGATTTAATTAATGATTTGCAGATCCTTACAAAATTACTTTTCGTGATTTAACAACAGATAACATCGATGAAATTATCCCATATAAAAACAGCTTAGATCTTAACATCAATGGTCTGACAAACATATTAAACATGAATATTCGGAGTTCAGACTACTACTAAATTTAGCCCCTAAATTTTGCTAAATTTAGATGTGAGAGTTCAGACACTCTCCACTCgatatgcctttaaaaaaaaataaagtccaacTTTCAGAAGAGTATGAAAAACAGCAGTTTCAAGTAAGTTTGGAGCAATTAGGTATTGTGGCTAGAGTTACCATAAATATGGACTACATGCTGACTTGACAAAATTGTGTTAAAAGAAGCGTGAGTTGAACCACTACCTCTGAAGGTTCTTGCTTTggttatctttaaaaaaaaaaaaaaaatcagactgttaGAGTAACAGTGCAAGTTCATTATAAAGCCACATGCCTCTCTGTAGATGTTCTCTTTTCAGCTGGTTTTTATTATGCCCACTGCCAGCAATGGACATTCTGCTTGCAAAATCCACCTCCTGCTGTAAAATGTTTGGCCGaaccaaatgaagaaaataattctgatatCAGACTCAAATGGGAACGCACTGTTTCATTTAGTTCTTGTTAAGAATATTTAAAAGCCTTCTCCACCTACagtctttttgaaacacaagGCACAAAGAGGGAGTGGACATTCCAGCAAGAAGTGATTGTCTGAAATTAACAGTCCACAGCAGTCTTCTAGTCCAGCACAATGAAACAGTTTTGCTGTCCAATTCTATGCCACGTCTTCTAGATAATCTGCAACATCACTTAACTGGGAAATGGTAAGGTCTTGCGTGATGCCTTCAagctagaaaataaatgaaatcacaAATTCAGGAATCAGAGAAACAGTAAGTACTATGTTTTGTAGTCTTTCATATAGCCTCAAGCTTTTTCAGTGAGATTTCATACTCCTTTAGGAGGTGCTCAGACAGATTTTGAGATCTAAGATGACGACACTTCTGGACATGCTGAATAGTAAACCAGtctcaaataatttttacatGCCTAGAAACAGACAGTGAATTGTGCTACCAAACaattgttgtggggtttttgttttgtttttaaattagtatAGCATCTAACTTGGCAGGAATACTAGGTGTAAAAATACAGAACATAACAAATAATACAACCTTAACATGTATCCTAGGAATCTCTGATAATGGCACATTCCTTCATAGAAGGTTAAAATAAGTTAAGACAAGATCAGAATAATGTCaacaagaacaattttaaaagaatcaTACTTTATCACTGGCATTTGACTCTTCTGTTTCCACAGAAATTTCATCTATTTCTTCACCAATACTGATATCACTTTTTTCTGAGCGATGACTAGtactaaagagaaagaaaatcataaaTGTAGAAATAAGCTTTTCGAACATTCAGGTATTACATCCACTTTCACTTTATACCTGACATTTGATCAGGATTTCACTTCCTAGCGAGTTAAATATGAAGTTActtaaaaatcccaaacaactaAAGGCTTTCTACCTAGATGGAGCCATGATAAATACTGATAAATATTTAGGCTTCAATCCTGCAGTTTACAACACCAATACCCTCAAATTATAAGGATGAGGCTGTTAAATATTTGTTACTGACTACTTACAATGCTTTACTTTTTAGCTGAATATTTCAGCACACACCATATTCACTGTCTACTAATTAAAGTATTAGAATATTACGTGCATGGTTCCgaaaaaaacaaccactaaaCACCTTCcacaaaaaagcaacaacttaTCACTGCCCCCTACACAACAGGGATctgttgtggtttctttttttttttttaattttgtaactaTATGTAATTAAATAGCAAACTCAAGTTTAAAGGAGTTCAGAAATACTGACAGACTGCAGCAATAGTGACTAGCTGAAATATTATGAAATAATTCAAATATGCTAGTGGGTATCCTTATAACCATGAAATACTATGCCACGGCAATATCGTCCCTCTCTTACCTGTTGAAGTCATCAGCATACTCATCTTCATCCCCATTTCCTAAATAAGTTTGAGAAGGTATTAATCAAACAAGTTTTCTCTTCaggaaatgcaaaacagaaactaTTCCTGCACCAAAATACATGGTTTGATGGCCAGCAAAAATGGGAGGAGATTGAACTACTTGTGCAGATTAGGAAGAGAGGATGATTTTATGTTTGTCATTAATTAATCTCATTTATACAAACTGTTTTCAAATTGAACACAGGTTTTCAGGATGTCGATTACACTGCTGAAGACAAAACTTACTTATTTGGCAACTCTACTTTGAGATAGAGCTGATACTTCTTATATCACATCATCTTCATGTTGCTCCTAGTTTACAAGGCAACTTTCAAAGGGCAGAGGGCAAGCAAATATGCCACTGAAAGACAGTAAGACTTGTCTAGCTATCTTTTTCCACAGATATAAAGCCCCTCTTTTTTTAGATACCTAGACAACAAAATTTATCACTTGATATTAGCAAACATATGCACAGAATGAATCAAATTTTTGCTGCATGTGTAAAATACCAATCCACATACAAGACAACAGTTTTCACTTTTCTGTATTCCTTTGGATAAGATCACACTCTTAACTCCCAGTAAGTTTCACAATGGTGTTAAATAGACTGACAGAAGTAAAAGCTTAAGATTTTAAGTTCAAGATGTGTATTTCAGTTTCTCAGATTCCTCTAAGAAGCCAGGTTAGAACTTACAGTTAAAAATATCAGAGCTTCATCACATTTAGCTGTTACTTGCCTAATTCCAGCGATCCCAGTTTTGCATTCACCAACCGCAGGTCTTTCAAAACAGAGTTTCTATTTAAATctgtaacaaaacaaaagcatttatatCAGAAATTTGACTTGTGACTCTTTAATAAGATCCCACTTAAACATATCGATCAACCATTTATAATAAGTGTTTTTATAATAACCTTATATAATTTTGTAGTATAATATAGTAATATTATATCCAATTTTCAGGTCTGAACTCtgctaacatttaaaaacatgagTAGTAAACAGGAATGATCTTCCAGCATTCAAGAGCAGGTTTTACAACATGAAAGGAAACATCCTTAAAGAACGTGTGCACATAATGTAAGATAACAATACAAAGGAGTAAgttaatttcagttaaaaatccaaaacataagATGCCCCAATGGTAGCATGATATATCAAAACCAGTATGCGGTCACTCGGTGAAAAAAGCATCACTACAAATCACATTACAACCAGAAGGGggccacacacaaacacatttgcATCTGAACACGTAGATCATTCATTACATTATGGGAAATATCTCCTACTTTcatcaaaacacaaaaacatgtGGAAACTTACTATCAGACTCCTTTAGCGAAGGTGCACCAGTCAGGGAGCTTAACCCGCTTTTTAGAGGCGGTGCATCAGAAAGGGATGCTAGACCTCCTGCTTTATTAGCTTCAGTTTTCCTGaaacaaaccaaataaataaGTACTACACAGAGCTATAAAATGTGCACAGTGACTTTCTTTTCTATTATATACTAAATTTTCATAAAACTACAACAGCAGTGTTTACAGCAAAAAGAGCAAGGGGAAAGGACTATTCATTCTGCAATCCTAAAAACAGTACGCAGTTTACTGGCACAAGTGTCAAGGAAGACATTTAGTAAGAAAGTCACTTTCTCACCTATGCAAAGACTTCTGCCTGCCTTCTTTCACAGACAGAGCTCCTGCACCTTCATCAGCATCACTATTTTTATCAAGGGGCCTTTCATTATCCCCACATGTAAACGCAGccaaaagaagaaagattcaGATATAAATCAATATTTACATTAGTTTGTTTTACAACTAAGAGCTGATATCTGACAAAACTATTAGTCTGTTAGTCCTGAGAGCAGTCAATTCACAGAATTAAAACTTCTCAGTTATTGCAAGACAGATCTCCTCATAGTGTGTTAAAGTTCACATAGCTACTACCTATTCCATTCATATATTTAAAGTGTTGAGTTCAAATACTACTTGCAAGTAAAGGATGAAGAAACACTATTAAAGAGAGATCAAGATTTTCACATTTAGTATTACCAGAACTGTTTGTTACTGTGATTCCATTCCTATTAGTAGCAGGCAACATTTGAATCATTCATTATATCTAGATCACCAAAATATCACGTATACCATCAagtattaaaacatttcaaaatttcaaaCAACAGAACAGAGACCTAGGGGCAATAAGAGCTTGGATCGTCTCTTATTCTGTCCTTAGTAACAACTTGTTCCCTTCCTCTCTAATGCACCCTTCTTACAGGAACGGGCAAAGCTCCCACAAGGAATTTACCTTTTGCAAACCAAACAATGCTGGTGCCTCTCCTACTCACTCATCCCTTGGGCCTCAGGCACACCAGCACAACATATCACAAAGGGATTTCACCTgaagaatgttctttttttctcctctagagGAGCTGCCGGTAGGGTAGAAGCAAAAgacccagcagagacagctcagTTACAATTAGCTGCCAGCTCATTTATTATTAACATATTCAGCAAACCTTATTATGCAACATTACTATATCATCTACATCACAATAAAATTATGAGGTACAAATTACTACTTGGTGGACTGTGACTCTACTACAGACACACATAatttagaaatctttttttctgtagggaGTTTCTCTACTAGAAAAGAAATCCTTATTTTACTGAATAATCAGGAGTCTTTTTCTTGGATGCTCTTTTAAAGAAATCCAGTTTACCCAGTTTCAACGTGAATTTCTCTTCTTGCCATATGAAAATGCTCAAGCAATAAGAAATtagtaaatattattattatccaGAAGTTTTCCCAGCCTTTTCTAGTTTTCACAACTTATCATTTAAACCAATTTTATGGCAATACAACCACCTGCTACAATGATTAGACTTTGGTTAAAGGCTAGTTCAATGAGCTCTTGAGTAAGGACTAAATGCACTCAGATGCACTTTTAATCTTGGTACTtccattaagaaaaagaaaataaataccataGAAGGGTTATTTGTAACAGACAATATTTTCCAGATAAAAATCACTgctctttgagaaaaaaaaaaaaatctgctccaaCTAAATACATCCAACGAAAGCTGTATTATAAATAACCTTTCTCAAAAAGTCCATTAATTTACTAGAAAGACATCTAGTTTACCTGGCACGATTGCTTTGTGCTGTATGAGAATGATCCCATTCCACAAGTAAGCACCTACTGTAGCGATAATACAAAAAAGTTTATGCTGCCCACTATCAGTGTAGTTGGGGGAAGCAGCCAACATGAGGGCAGCTACTGTCAAACTGACTTGCATATGCTTTTGTAACCTCTTCTAAGCTACAGCAATTCCCTGACTACTCGAGCACAGCAGAACAACACCATGACACGATCTTGCAGCATTTCTCAAGAGGTATCTAAACTAAGCTTCAAGATAACTCAGCATTAAAACACAAAGACaggtttttcagttttaaaacaaagctgttGTACAGTTCAGTCACTAGTTCTTGTTTCAAATGGAATTTTTCAGTCAGACTCCAtaaatgaacaataaaaaaatgccCTTCAGAAGCATCTGCAAAACTGACACGTGCAGAGACAACAACacttcactgaaaacagaaatgcacaCAAAAGGTACTGCAGCGTGAAAAGGAAGCCCTCAGCTATGAGAAAATTTTCCTTATGGAAAATCTATGGAGCCAGCTGACACATTCACCAGATTTTTTTGTACTCCTTACAAAGCCATACAGATATCTAAAGCACTGTCCCTGTCATTGTCCACTTCCTTTAGTACTGATCACCACTGCATCTCTGCTGCAAAAAGAAACGCTGATGTCCGTTCCTCATACATGTTCATTCCACCAGAGAAACAGGCTGAGGACATTACATAGTTTAACTAATGCACCTTGAAGGGATACAGGTTTTTCCACTCACGACACACCCAAGAGATCCAGATGACACTGTGCATTTCAAAgagcagaatcatagaaatgcacatttcagaaagaaaatgttacagaaCAGATCTAAACATTCGCGTTTACAAGCATGAATAATGAGACATCATCTAGCTTTCAAAGGTCTGCAAGCATACTGAAGACAAAATAAACCTGTGTTAAGTAGAACACCCATGTTACATACCAGCCGTAAGTTCTTTCTGGTTTGGGTATAGGATCATCAAAAAAAGAATCTCCCTCTACATCATCTTCATCCACACCTGGGTCacttttttctttggtatttAAGTCTTTGTTTTCTAGTTGAGGATCTAGTTTTATTTCATTAGGCAGAAAATGAATGCTTCTTTTGCTTGCTTCTCCTGATGAGACACTTGTATCACTTTGAGTAGTTTCATCAGCcttgaaagataaagaaaaaaaagccctcactGAAAGGAATAAGGATTTATGTCTTATAATAATGTAAGTGGTAATATAAACACACAACATATAATATACACCTACcatcacttttttaaaagttaGGTCAAATGTATTAGTACTTCCCAGGAATGTATTAATATCATCAGGAATCACGCAAGAGAAAAAAGTTGTCCTATCAATTTAGAAAGGAAGTGTTCTTTATTGTTGCTGTCACTAAAAAATTTTGTTCCATCCTCTGCATTGCTTTGCTATCTAGATCACCTCTATTATAAAAGCAACCAATTTTAAAAGATGATGgacatcaaataaaaaaaatctacagacaGACTGATTCTTATCTTCTAGCTTTGAATATagggtgggttgtttgttttaaagcctGAAAGTTACATGATGTTTTATTAGTGCTATTTTGCAACTCATCTACAAACAAATGTTGTTAGTTACAGCCATTGTCTTCAAAAGATATCAATTTAAACCCTTGCAAATTACTCTAACCCATATTAAATGCTGATCTCTGCAATATAATACTAGGTTTTAAAGTGGCAAGCATAAGACAACTTCAGTCAATGACACTGTCTCCCTCCAAATACTAAAAACAAATATGACacaaacaaaatactttaaaagtacaTAACTTTCAGTCTTTGTATCATGCTTATGGCTCAGTCCTGCAGGTACTGAACACGTAAGGACTATTCTATATGCTAACTTTAAGATCAAGTAACACACCTCAAGTGGTATCTTTGCAAAACTTCGCGGCCCAAAGAACAATATTCAAATTTACCTAGATAATCAAGCTGTTGTGAAAGTTTTTAAACAACAGCATCTTGTTACCTAGCAAGCAATACTACAATTTTTATCTTCCCCTAGACTTATTAaaattataatataaaaataataattactaatATCAGCAACAGTtcttaaacaaaaccaacaggATTGTTTAATCCAGATAACCAACATATAGGTTGCGCTGTCCCAAGTATTTCTGTATCAGTCTTTAACTTTCGTTCAGAAGGCTGAAGTAAAATTTTCAAACCATAGGCCATGGAAGTTGAAAAAGGCCTACCAAGGTCATTTTGTTTCATTCACAGCGACACATTCaattgctggcagcagctcagttctTCTAGGGCAAGAAAAATTACTTATACCTGTAAGTAGCAGTAAcaacaatattttaatttcctaTGCTAGAGGAACAGAATTGTTGTTGAAAATTAAGAGCTTAGTGATACCCTGACTGGAGTAAAAGGAAAGTTACAGCTACTTTTATGTTCTGGGCCCTGAGGGAGTGAACTGCTGCTATCTTGTTTGAGAAACTACAAGCATGACAGTTGGCCTTTTCTTGAATTCATGTATCAAAGTTTTGCTAAAGTGAAATAACTACTTTCAAATCATAGCAATAAGTTAACTGTGGCTAAGGGTTAAAAGAGCAACGTGCCTACCTTGGGTTTTCAGACTAACGGTGTCAATAAGATAAGTCAGAGTGTGGTTTCACACTTGCACTTAAACAAATGTAATTCTTTGCTGCTGCCAAGAGCTGTGGTCTTGGTCCCTCCTAGCAGACTCCTTTCTACATTACAGGTACTGGTTACCAGGTCACAGCCAGAGCCAGTTCAGCTCACAGGTTTGCTGAAAAACCACCCAAGAATATCAAGTTTCAACCAGGAAGTCTAGACTCTTCAGGTAACTTCCATGTTGCCCCAGTCAGGACTAGCTAAAGTTTCCTCcttctgcattatttttactCCAAGTATGTTGCACAGGCAGAATATTCTCCCATCCTGCCTATGCCAAGgagagagaagcaggaaaaaatattaaaaataaaaaaaaataagaactgtaGTCCCATTAAAATATCCACTACTTACTCTTAGAGGAGTATGTAACTCCAAccaacagctgctgctgtttctatGAGGAAATCTCCATACAGAAACCAATCTTCTCCCATTTCTGAGATAAATATAGTTTCAGGAAGGATTCAGCAATATATTATGAAAAGCATTTCCAGAACACGTTCATCTATCTCCCACTGCAATGGAATTATGATTTGCTTTCCATAGAAGATGgatataaagaatataaaaagcCTGATCATAAATTCAAACTTGTTGGAAATTATATTCTACTTGCAACTTCACCACATCAGAAAGAGTATGTAAATGAAAGTGTTCTTATTGccacctcagctgctgctgcatgcCATAAGCATTCAACTCCTAACTGTGGTGTTCTGACAATGCACAAaactctccttaaaaaaaaaagaaacacggTCCAATGAATGATTTTTTTACCACACTTTAATACTTCTTGCCCAGAATTAAATACTCCTGTCTGGTAGTTTCTCTAAAAGATAGACCTTAGAATAAATCTTAGAATCACTTTCTTGTGTCCATATACTTATTGGGGATTAGGtatatacacattaaaaaaatgccacTATCAACTGGACCGGTCCCAATCCCTACCATTAAGCTGAAGTCAGTCAGTCAGTAGGAGAAGCTTTTGCATCTATGGACTAGTATATCTAAATAGTCAACAGCAGCCTGAAAAAGAATTCTGACAACCTCAACACAAAGAAGAATATAATGCTCTGCAATACAGTACCACTTCTGGAAAACAGCACTAATCTTTGGAAATCATTCAGacatgtttatatttattttctatccACTTTGGACACCGCTATTTGAGGTGGGTACAGGAGTTCCTGTTTTGTACAGGCCCAAACAATTGCGACAAAAAGAACTAAGGCTGTCATTTATTACTATTACAATACTAAACAACAGTATGACTGTAACTACTCCATGATACCTCCCCTAAAGCAGAGTTTCCAGGTGTAACTTAAAACTCATTCTTATCAATCTAgtttcctaatgaaaaaaaaaaatcttaagatgTTATACTGCTCTGTGCTTGTCTCTCCCTGTCTTCCCCTAACTAATGTATTTTGGACTGGCTGGCTAAGTTCAACCACTGCAAGAAGAGTagaagtttcaaaaaaaaccaaaacaaaccaacaacacaaCAAACAACCCTGCATATCTGCATTGACAAAAGGTTTGTCAAGAACAGATATAGAGAAATAAGACTCATAACAAACAGAGGATGGACCAGCCATGAGACATAGGCATACACACCCAGAAAAACACCCATATGAAACCTGGTTAAATTTACAAGCTACTGGaactactctttttttcctcttctagaaaagtgtttttttcctgaggaaaatcCGTAACAAACACTTAGCTCATCTCTTTATGACCTACTTATTtcaaataaagtaatttaaacCTGAAGATGAAAGGTGGTATATGCAAAGGAGAATGGAATATTTATGACGTCTAACTCATATTCAGCAGTAGTTCTTAGCTAATCTAGAACCACTTTAAGACAAAAGTAGGAGCTCAGGTATGAAGCAACTTTAGAAACAGTGACATTTAATCAACATTCAGATCTTCTTagtggatttgttttgttttaaaagacagtGCCAAACAagagttttcttctgaagcaggTCTGAAATTATCAGAATTTCCATTCAAAGTCCAGTTACAGAATTATTAGCTTTTAAGATACTATCAACAGGCACAGCAATTAGTTACTTAATCTTGAAATGAAGCTTGCTTTTCAAATTGTatagttttctggttttgcatagcaaaaaaacctaaagaactgaaataaaatgaagcagaTCCAAACTGagctgtcattttattttcttttatccttaTCACTCCCTCTCCCAAACGAATAAACTAACAACAAAATCCATGCAATACTGCATTTCTCAGCTTTCATTAGTGAGTTGGAAAGCTTCTAAGTTATTTCCAGTAATCttgaaaaaaagctattaaaacttTTAATGTGATCAGATTACATCAAAAATCTGTACAAACTTTAGTATTTGAATCagggttggtttgctttttttattttattaactggGTGTAGCGGGTAGCTGGTTTCTTGTGGAAAAGAGGCTTAAGTGATCATGCCCCTTTCTGTACCGTACACTTTCCCCTAATTCTCAACCTCTTGGTCAGTTCCAGTCAGATGTAAAGGAGTATTAGAAGCCTGGAAGATGTTAGTTAATACAGATTTTGTGCTAACAGGAAGCAACAGAGAAAAACCCACAGGCCCCAACACAGAGACAGTTGTATCCTAACACCTTATAAATCCCAAGCAGCCATCAGCCAGCTGCCCAATAAACATACAGGTTCGCTCCAACCCGTCTGTGTCTCACAGAGACGCTGTCACCTAACTAGACGGAAAGGTACAGGACTTTGCAGATCATTTAAGTGAATGCCATCATATCCACAGTTTCATAGGAGTTCTCTCTTCTACTTATCTCATGCATGTTATGTAGCTTTTTCATTATATATAAACAATCTTACCTTATTTGGTATAGGGTGTGTACTTGATCTTCCATCAGATGATTTTGATGTGGGGCACGGGCTATCACTTAGAACTGGAGCAACCTAAGAAGTTTCACATAAACATCatgaaaaatatattgaattttgTCATAATACCATCCAACAAGAAACAAGGCTACCATCCTCACTCACACAGTATGCAAACTGACGCTATGTTAGGAAGTCTATGACAACTACTTCCGAATTAAGGCTTTTTTTGGGTACTGAATGCATCTTGGGTGCAGACAATTTTCTTTCAAGCCACAATCACAACTAATCAAATACTATTGATTGGATTTCATTCATTTAATTAACAATTTAGCTATATATTCCATTAAAATATCACTGTCATTGCCTGCAGGTATTTCAATACTTTCATATGTTTAGTTCTACATACATACGTTTTCAGAGCAGCTTTAAAGCTTTTACCAAAACCAATTCTAGACACTTCAGGTCATATTAAAATTAGAAGTATGCCAAAGAAAATATGCACAGCTAAAAATGTTATCAAACCACACTAGAAATTAGAAAATACGTGACACGGTGTTGTGTGTCATTTATCTGGGTTCACTCTGTGTTACTATGTTGTAGCAGAATATTAGTAGAGACTACTAGGGTGGCACTAAAAATAATAGAATAGTCATAATCTTTATCTTTCAGCATTGTTTTCTGATAAGTTATGTTGAAGGCATAATACAATATACTAAAGACTTGAGACAGTATAATACTACAACAATAGCCAAGTGTTCcttatttcagggttttttttatcattgaaatgaaaattaataaagaattatgaagaaagaaagaaattatatgtTAACACTACTTACCTCTTCACTGCCTGAAATCTTTTTCTGCTGACATTGTCTAACAACCTCCAACAACAGGGGACCACCCAC contains:
- the CEP43 gene encoding centrosomal protein 43 isoform X1, which gives rise to MAAAATEEDTELRDLLVQTLESSGVLNKIKAELRAAVFLALEEQEKVENKTPLVNESLKSFLGTKDGRLVAGLVAEFLRFFNLDFTLAVFQPESSTLNGLDGRENLARDLGIVEAEGTVGGPLLLEVVRQCQQKKISGSEEVAPVLSDSPCPTSKSSDGRSSTHPIPNKADETTQSDTSVSSGEASKRSIHFLPNEIKLDPQLENKDLNTKEKSDPGVDEDDVEGDSFFDDPIPKPERTYGWKTEANKAGGLASLSDAPPLKSGLSSLTGAPSLKESDNLNRNSVLKDLRLVNAKLGSLELGNGDEDEYADDFNSTSHRSEKSDISIGEEIDEISVETEESNASDKLEGITQDLTISQLSDVADYLEDVA
- the CEP43 gene encoding centrosomal protein 43 isoform X2 gives rise to the protein MAAAATEEDTELRDLLVQTLESSGVLNKIKAELRAAVFLALEEQEKVENKTPLVNESLKSFLGTKDGRLVAGLVAEFLRFFNLDFTLAVFQPESSTLNGLDGRENLARDLGIVEAEGTVGGPLLLEVVRQCQQKKISGSEEVAPVLSDSPCPTSKSSDGRSSTHPIPNKADETTQSDTSVSSGEASKRSIHFLPNEIKLDPQLENKDLNTKEKSDPGVDEDDVEGDSFFDDPIPKPERTYGWKTEANKAGGLASLSDAPPLKSGLSSLTGAPSLKESDNLNRNSVLKDLRLVNAKLGSLELGK